From the Cetobacterium ceti genome, one window contains:
- a CDS encoding YkvI family membrane protein, giving the protein MEKPVSLKKIVIFSGAIIAFLIGSGFATGQEVLQYFAAYGYWGVGGAILTLLLLVYVCSSFLIVGQRENFQKGNDIYKYYCGEKLGTCFDYFSTFFCFLSFIVMIGGAAATLNQHYNLPPIVGGLVIAILALITVLAGLNNLVDIIGKIGPTIVIISIFLGVFSLIKNYGNLHPDIIIPALESVESSSKLVKASSSWYLAAFSYVGFCMLWLAGFLASLGKKASSPLEARLGGIFGGIFFSVAVIIVALGLLATIEITAGTQIPMLYLANDVHSAFSSIFAIIILAGIYTTAVPLLWNVSSRFTEEKTSKFKLLTLALVVIGLVTGLWVPFDKLVNVIYVLNGYFGGILLLIMFVRTLKGFFVNPNRNPQFKTK; this is encoded by the coding sequence ATGGAAAAACCAGTAAGTCTTAAAAAGATTGTTATTTTTTCTGGAGCCATTATCGCTTTTTTAATTGGTTCTGGTTTTGCTACTGGCCAAGAAGTTCTTCAATATTTTGCTGCCTATGGCTATTGGGGTGTGGGAGGGGCAATATTAACCCTCCTACTCCTTGTATATGTTTGTTCAAGTTTTCTTATTGTTGGTCAAAGGGAAAATTTTCAAAAGGGAAATGATATTTATAAATACTATTGTGGAGAAAAGTTAGGAACTTGTTTTGATTATTTCTCAACTTTCTTTTGCTTCTTATCCTTTATAGTTATGATAGGGGGAGCTGCTGCTACCCTTAATCAACACTATAATTTACCTCCTATTGTTGGTGGATTAGTTATTGCTATTTTAGCTTTAATAACTGTTTTAGCTGGATTAAATAATCTAGTTGATATTATAGGTAAAATTGGTCCAACCATTGTAATTATTTCCATATTTTTAGGAGTATTTTCTCTTATTAAAAACTATGGAAATCTTCATCCTGATATTATTATTCCAGCTTTAGAGTCTGTTGAGAGCTCCTCTAAACTAGTTAAAGCTTCTAGTTCATGGTACCTTGCTGCATTTTCCTATGTGGGATTTTGTATGCTTTGGTTAGCAGGATTTTTAGCTTCCCTAGGAAAGAAAGCCTCATCACCTTTAGAAGCTAGATTGGGTGGAATTTTTGGAGGTATCTTTTTCTCTGTGGCAGTTATTATAGTTGCCCTAGGATTACTTGCTACCATTGAAATAACAGCAGGTACTCAAATCCCTATGCTTTATTTAGCAAATGATGTTCACAGTGCTTTTTCAAGTATCTTTGCCATTATTATTTTAGCGGGAATTTATACCACAGCTGTTCCTCTTCTTTGGAACGTGTCTTCTAGATTTACAGAGGAAAAAACTAGTAAATTTAAACTATTAACCTTAGCTCTTGTTGTTATTGGATTAGTAACAGGACTATGGGTTCCCTTTGATAAACTTGTAAATGTAATATATGTTTTAAATGGATATTTTGGTGGAATTCTTCTTCTTATAATGTTTGTAAGAACCCTTAAAGGATTCTTTGTTAACCCAAATAGAAATCCTCAATTTAAAACAAAATAG
- a CDS encoding glycine/betaine/sarcosine/D-proline family reductase selenoprotein B has translation MRIVYYLNQFFGQVGGEDKAGMEPMLSESLIGPGIKLQDLLGADNQIVGTIICGDNYFNENTEVALNRILTMIKDLNPDMLIAGPAFNAGRYGVACGELCKAVGKELNIPTVSGMYVENPGAEVCKGDTFIALTGNSAATMRDALPKMANLAKKLLSNTPLELPEIDNYIPQGRRKTVIMEKRGSERAVDMLLDRLNNREFKTELPMPVFDQVEIAQPIANMATARIALITTGGIVPNGNPDKIQSASAQKWGKYDVKALDKLGSDYYTIHGGYDPVYANESPDRIVPLDLLKEYAKEGLIGDVYEYFYTTTGTGTSVGNAIKFGQEIGQELKNAQIDGAILTSTUGTCTRCGATMVKEIERFGIPIIHMATITTISESVGANRIVPTIAIPHPVGNPKVSPSEERALREDLVKRALYALNTPVDKQTIF, from the coding sequence ATGAGAATAGTTTACTACCTTAACCAATTTTTCGGACAAGTTGGAGGGGAAGATAAGGCTGGTATGGAACCTATGTTAAGCGAGAGCTTAATAGGACCTGGTATTAAACTTCAAGATTTACTTGGAGCGGATAATCAAATAGTTGGAACTATCATCTGTGGAGACAACTATTTCAATGAAAATACAGAGGTAGCTTTAAATAGAATTTTAACTATGATCAAGGATTTAAATCCTGATATGTTAATTGCTGGACCTGCATTTAATGCTGGTAGATATGGAGTTGCTTGTGGAGAGCTTTGTAAAGCTGTTGGTAAGGAATTAAATATTCCTACTGTATCTGGAATGTATGTGGAAAATCCTGGAGCTGAAGTTTGTAAAGGGGATACCTTTATAGCTTTAACTGGAAATTCTGCTGCTACTATGAGAGATGCTTTACCTAAAATGGCTAACCTAGCAAAGAAATTGCTTAGTAACACTCCTTTAGAACTTCCTGAAATTGATAACTATATTCCACAAGGACGTAGAAAAACAGTTATTATGGAAAAAAGAGGTTCTGAAAGAGCTGTAGATATGCTTTTAGATAGATTAAATAATAGAGAGTTCAAAACAGAACTACCTATGCCTGTTTTTGACCAAGTTGAAATAGCTCAACCTATAGCTAATATGGCTACTGCTAGAATTGCTCTTATCACAACAGGAGGAATTGTTCCTAATGGTAACCCTGATAAGATTCAATCGGCAAGTGCTCAAAAGTGGGGAAAATATGATGTTAAAGCCCTAGATAAATTAGGAAGCGACTATTATACAATTCACGGTGGATATGACCCTGTGTATGCAAATGAATCTCCTGATAGAATTGTTCCTTTAGATCTTTTAAAAGAATATGCTAAGGAAGGTTTAATCGGAGATGTATACGAGTACTTCTACACTACAACTGGAACAGGAACTTCAGTTGGAAACGCAATAAAATTTGGTCAAGAAATTGGTCAAGAACTTAAGAATGCCCAGATTGATGGTGCCATCTTAACTTCTACTTGAGGAACTTGTACTCGTTGCGGTGCAACGATGGTTAAAGAAATAGAAAGATTCGGTATCCCTATTATTCATATGGCTACTATTACAACTATTTCAGAATCAGTTGGAGCAAATAGAATTGTTCCTACAATAGCAATTCCTCACCCAGTAGGGAATCCTAAGGTTTCTCCAAGTGAAGAGAGAGCCCTTAGAGAGGATTTAGTAAAAAGAGCTTTATATGCATTAAATACACCTGTGGATAAGCAAACTATATTTTAA
- a CDS encoding glycine/sarcosine/betaine reductase component B subunit: protein MKLEIGNINIKNIVFGDKLEVKEGVLHLNPQDLINFLKEDKNIAEVKVDIARPGEKVRIIPVKDVIEPRARVSSSASNFPGVAGKVSQVGDGEIRVLKNAAIVTIGDIVGFQEGVVDMWGEGAKWTPFSKTYNIVVDIKPVDGLTPHLHEQTVRLAGLKASEFVGAAGKDVTPDEVLTYGTNNISQEVLNNSHLPRVVYVEMLISQGLLHDTYIYGVNSQQILPSFIHPNEELDGAVISGNCVAACDKITTYQHQNNSVILDLYKKHGSEINFLGVILTPELTTLEGKIRTADYTAKLCKSLGAQGVIVSEEGYGNPDSDLLMICKRLETSGIKTVLITDECSGWDGMSQPLADTVPEAVAVVSGGNVSHLVTLPPADVILGNPNAIATLAGGWDGSLKEDGSLVCELNAVIGATSEIGYHYCTAREY, encoded by the coding sequence TTGAAGTTAGAAATTGGTAACATAAATATTAAAAACATTGTTTTTGGAGACAAGTTAGAGGTTAAAGAGGGTGTTTTACACTTAAATCCTCAAGACTTAATTAACTTCCTAAAGGAAGACAAAAACATTGCAGAGGTTAAAGTAGATATTGCAAGACCTGGTGAAAAGGTTAGAATTATTCCTGTTAAGGACGTAATCGAACCTAGAGCTAGAGTAAGTAGTTCAGCTAGTAATTTCCCAGGAGTTGCTGGTAAAGTTTCTCAAGTTGGAGATGGAGAAATTAGAGTTCTTAAAAATGCAGCAATTGTAACTATTGGAGATATTGTTGGATTCCAAGAGGGAGTTGTTGATATGTGGGGAGAAGGAGCTAAATGGACTCCATTCTCAAAAACATACAATATTGTTGTAGATATTAAACCTGTAGATGGTTTAACTCCTCATTTACATGAGCAAACAGTTAGACTTGCAGGATTAAAAGCCAGCGAATTTGTTGGAGCTGCTGGTAAAGATGTTACTCCTGATGAAGTATTGACATATGGAACAAACAATATTTCTCAAGAGGTTTTAAATAATTCTCATTTACCAAGAGTGGTATATGTTGAAATGTTAATCTCTCAAGGATTACTACATGATACATATATTTATGGGGTAAATTCTCAACAAATTTTACCTTCATTTATCCACCCTAATGAAGAGTTAGATGGAGCTGTTATCAGTGGTAACTGTGTTGCTGCCTGTGATAAAATAACAACTTATCAACATCAAAACAACTCAGTTATTTTAGATTTATATAAAAAACATGGATCAGAAATTAATTTCCTAGGAGTAATTTTAACTCCAGAATTAACTACTCTTGAGGGTAAAATAAGAACAGCTGATTACACAGCTAAACTTTGTAAATCCCTAGGAGCTCAAGGTGTTATAGTTTCTGAAGAGGGATATGGAAATCCAGATTCAGATTTACTTATGATCTGTAAACGTCTTGAAACTTCTGGTATAAAAACAGTTTTAATCACAGATGAGTGTTCAGGATGGGATGGAATGTCTCAACCACTGGCTGACACTGTACCTGAAGCTGTGGCAGTTGTATCTGGAGGAAATGTTAGCCATTTAGTTACTTTACCTCCTGCTGATGTAATTTTAGGAAATCCTAATGCAATTGCAACTCTTGCTGGAGGATGGGATGGTTCACTTAAGGAAGATGGTTCTTTAGTTTGCGAATTAAACGCAGTTATTGGAGCAACTTCTGAAATTGGATATCACTACTGTACAGCTAGAGAATATTAA
- the smpB gene encoding SsrA-binding protein SmpB translates to MILANNKKAFFEYFIEDRFEAGIELVGSEVKSIKAGKTSIKESFIRIIRDEVFIMGMSVVPWSFGSVYNPEEKRVRKLLLHRKEIEKLREKVTQKGYTIVPLNVHLSKGFVKVEIALARGKKNYDKRESLAKKDQQRTIERAIKERY, encoded by the coding sequence ATGATTTTAGCAAATAATAAAAAGGCCTTTTTCGAATACTTTATAGAGGATAGATTTGAGGCTGGAATAGAACTTGTTGGAAGTGAAGTTAAATCCATAAAGGCAGGAAAAACAAGTATAAAGGAATCCTTTATAAGAATCATAAGAGATGAAGTTTTTATAATGGGAATGTCCGTTGTACCTTGGTCTTTTGGAAGTGTTTATAATCCAGAGGAGAAAAGAGTTAGAAAGCTTCTTTTACACAGAAAAGAGATAGAAAAGTTACGTGAAAAGGTAACTCAAAAGGGATATACTATAGTTCCTTTAAATGTTCATTTATCAAAGGGATTTGTTAAGGTAGAAATTGCTTTGGCAAGAGGTAAAAAGAACTATGATAAAAGAGAGAGTTTAGCTAAAAAAGATCAGCAAAGAACTATAGAAAGAGCAATTAAAGAGAGATATTAA